In a genomic window of Amycolatopsis japonica:
- a CDS encoding NUDIX domain-containing protein, protein MTEPGKHEFTVASTRDVHIGRVVGLRVDEVVMPGGGTARREVVEHLGAVAVVALDADGMVTLIHQYRHPIGRRLWELPAGLIDKAGEDPVGAAKRELVEEVGLSAERWETLVDVAASPGFTDEVVRVYLARELSEVDREMLGEEEADLVMRKFPLAEAVRMALAGELVNGATVGGVLAAHAVLSGAASSRPSDAPWEDRPTKFASRGL, encoded by the coding sequence GTGACCGAGCCCGGCAAGCACGAGTTCACCGTCGCGTCCACAAGGGACGTCCACATCGGACGCGTCGTGGGGCTACGGGTCGACGAGGTCGTGATGCCCGGCGGCGGCACCGCCCGCCGTGAGGTCGTCGAGCACCTCGGCGCGGTCGCCGTCGTCGCGCTGGACGCGGACGGCATGGTGACGCTGATCCACCAGTACCGCCACCCGATCGGGCGGCGGCTGTGGGAACTGCCCGCCGGGCTGATCGACAAGGCGGGGGAGGACCCCGTCGGCGCGGCCAAACGCGAACTGGTCGAAGAGGTCGGGCTCAGCGCCGAGCGCTGGGAGACTCTGGTCGACGTCGCGGCGTCGCCCGGCTTCACCGACGAGGTCGTCCGCGTCTACCTCGCCCGCGAACTGTCCGAAGTGGACAGGGAGATGCTCGGCGAGGAGGAGGCCGACCTCGTCATGCGGAAGTTCCCGCTCGCCGAGGCGGTCCGGATGGCGCTGGCGGGTGAGCTGGTGAACGGGGCGACCGTCGGTGGCGTGCTCGCCGCGCACGCGGTGCTTTCGGGGGCGGCCTCGTCGCGGCCTTCGGACGCTCCTTGGGAGGACCGGCCGACGAAGTTCGCTTCGCGCGGCCTCTAG
- a CDS encoding GntR family transcriptional regulator, whose product MAEEGQRQPLAATRQRVRDELRERILAGRLKPGDRLVERELAEDLGVSRVPVREAIRSLEAEGFLAVQSPRRIVVRQLAKADVEELFDVREALEGLAAGLAAERAGKAELRALERLLTDAARATESGDPARITQLNTRFHDQIVALAGNGLLHEILRPLEGRLRWLTSQNEHWGELLDEHRRLYDAIASGDADRARAHAVEHVRVNREVTLKTLFPEDGGERSAG is encoded by the coding sequence GTGGCCGAGGAAGGACAGCGTCAGCCGCTGGCCGCGACCCGGCAGCGGGTCCGCGACGAGCTGCGTGAACGTATCCTCGCCGGACGGCTGAAGCCGGGGGACAGGCTGGTCGAACGCGAACTCGCCGAGGATCTCGGCGTCTCGCGCGTGCCGGTGCGCGAAGCCATCCGCAGCCTGGAGGCCGAAGGATTCCTCGCCGTCCAGTCGCCCCGCCGGATCGTCGTGCGCCAGCTGGCCAAGGCCGACGTCGAGGAGCTCTTCGACGTCCGTGAGGCGCTCGAAGGACTCGCCGCCGGGCTGGCCGCCGAACGGGCGGGCAAGGCCGAACTCCGCGCGCTCGAACGGCTGCTCACCGACGCCGCCCGCGCGACCGAGAGCGGCGACCCGGCCCGGATCACCCAGCTCAACACCCGCTTCCACGACCAGATCGTCGCGCTCGCGGGCAACGGCCTGCTGCACGAGATCCTCCGCCCGCTCGAGGGCAGGCTGCGCTGGCTGACCAGCCAGAACGAGCACTGGGGCGAACTGCTCGACGAGCACCGCCGCCTCTACGACGCGATCGCTTCAGGGGACGCCGACCGCGCGCGGGCCCATGCCGTCGAGCATGTGCGGGTCAACCGCGAAGTGACGTTGAAGACGCTGTTCCCCGAGGATGGCGGAGAACGCTCCGCGGGCTGA
- a CDS encoding NCS1 family nucleobase:cation symporter-1 — MTAAPATRSEAPTTENADPRLWNEDLAPAKERRWKVYDIFALWMSDVHNLGNYTFAAGLFVLGLSAWQVFTALLTGFVLIYFGMNLMGRIGQKTGVPFPVVARISFGTFGANLPALIRAIIAIFWYGIQTYLASVAITLLVLAIDPGLKPLTEVGFLGLHALGWICFIALWLAQALVLTRGMEAVRKFQDWCGPGIWVVMIALAVWVLAAADWNISLTSNPKALSTGEQVRQWFGAVGLILSIYGTLMLNFCDFSRFAPNQKTVRRGNFWGLPINSTAFALLSVLVTAGSLQVFGEAITDPAELLARIDNTPVLIIGALTFAIATMGVNIVANFVSPAYDLANIWPKRITFTIGGMISAVAALCVLPWKLYSSPAVVNYFLGGLGAFLGPLFGIMIVDYYLVKRGRIDVDKLFVAGPDSPYHYKRGFNPRAMVTFLPTAALSAIIALVPFFAPAAPYSWFIGTASAAALYFAVSRKQRVA, encoded by the coding sequence ATGACCGCCGCCCCAGCAACCCGGTCCGAAGCGCCTACCACCGAGAACGCCGATCCCCGGCTCTGGAACGAAGATCTCGCGCCGGCGAAAGAACGCCGCTGGAAGGTCTACGACATCTTCGCGCTGTGGATGTCGGACGTGCACAACCTCGGCAACTACACCTTCGCCGCGGGCCTGTTCGTCCTCGGGCTTTCGGCGTGGCAGGTGTTCACCGCCCTGCTGACCGGTTTCGTGCTCATCTACTTCGGCATGAACCTGATGGGCCGGATCGGCCAGAAGACGGGCGTCCCCTTCCCCGTCGTCGCCCGCATCAGCTTCGGGACCTTCGGCGCGAACCTGCCCGCGCTGATCCGCGCGATCATCGCGATCTTCTGGTACGGCATCCAGACCTATCTCGCTTCCGTGGCCATCACGCTGCTCGTGCTCGCGATCGATCCGGGACTGAAACCGTTGACAGAGGTCGGTTTCCTCGGCCTGCACGCGCTCGGCTGGATCTGCTTCATCGCGTTGTGGCTCGCGCAGGCGCTCGTGCTCACCCGCGGCATGGAGGCCGTGCGCAAGTTCCAGGACTGGTGCGGTCCGGGTATCTGGGTGGTGATGATCGCGCTCGCCGTGTGGGTGCTGGCCGCGGCCGACTGGAACATCTCCTTGACCAGCAACCCGAAGGCACTGTCCACAGGGGAGCAAGTGCGGCAATGGTTCGGCGCCGTCGGGCTGATCCTGTCCATCTACGGCACCCTGATGCTCAACTTCTGCGACTTCTCCCGGTTCGCCCCGAACCAGAAAACGGTGCGGCGCGGGAACTTCTGGGGCCTGCCGATCAACTCGACGGCGTTCGCGCTGCTGTCGGTGCTGGTGACCGCCGGCAGTCTGCAGGTGTTCGGCGAGGCCATCACCGACCCCGCCGAACTGCTGGCCCGCATCGACAACACGCCCGTGCTGATCATCGGCGCGCTGACCTTCGCGATCGCCACCATGGGCGTGAACATCGTCGCGAACTTCGTCTCCCCCGCCTACGACCTGGCCAACATCTGGCCGAAACGGATCACCTTCACCATCGGCGGGATGATCAGCGCGGTCGCGGCGTTGTGCGTGCTGCCGTGGAAGCTGTACTCCTCGCCCGCGGTGGTCAACTACTTCCTCGGCGGCCTCGGGGCCTTCCTCGGTCCGCTGTTCGGCATCATGATCGTGGACTACTACCTGGTGAAACGCGGCCGGATCGACGTGGACAAACTGTTCGTGGCCGGACCCGATTCGCCGTACCACTACAAACGCGGCTTCAACCCGCGCGCGATGGTCACCTTCCTGCCCACGGCGGCGCTGTCCGCGATCATCGCGCTGGTGCCGTTCTTCGCCCCCGCCGCGCCGTACTCGTGGTTCATCGGCACCGCTTCCGCCGCGGCCCTCTACTTCGCGGTGTCGCGCAAGCAGCGGGTCGCGTGA
- the xerD gene encoding site-specific tyrosine recombinase XerD yields the protein MVAAYLDHLVVERGTARNTLDSYSRDLRRYIAYLGDADVERFADVTSAHITSFGAALREGDEEHRPLAASSAARALVAVRGLHKFAHADGITENDPAREVRPPAAAKRLPKALPVGDVLKLLETPPPEGERPLRDRALLELLYSTGARISEAVGLDVDDIDDAERTVLLDGKGGKQRIVPIGRPALEAVHAYLVRARPALATHGRGTPAMFLNARGSRLSRQSAWQVLKDTAESAGITAGVSPHTLRHSFATHLLEGGADVRVVQELLGHASVTTTQVYTLVTVNTLREVYATAHPRALG from the coding sequence GTGGTCGCCGCTTACCTCGACCATCTGGTGGTCGAGCGCGGAACCGCGAGGAACACCCTCGACAGCTACTCCCGTGACCTGCGCCGGTACATCGCGTACCTCGGCGACGCGGACGTCGAGCGCTTCGCCGACGTCACCTCCGCGCACATCACCTCGTTCGGCGCGGCGTTGCGCGAGGGCGACGAAGAGCATCGCCCGCTGGCCGCGTCTTCGGCGGCCCGCGCGCTGGTCGCGGTGCGGGGGCTGCACAAGTTCGCGCACGCGGACGGCATCACCGAGAACGACCCGGCCCGTGAGGTCCGGCCGCCCGCCGCGGCCAAACGGCTGCCCAAGGCGCTGCCGGTCGGCGACGTGCTGAAGCTGCTGGAAACCCCGCCGCCCGAGGGTGAACGGCCACTGCGGGACCGGGCGCTGCTGGAACTGCTCTACTCCACCGGCGCGCGGATCTCCGAGGCCGTCGGGCTCGACGTCGACGACATCGACGACGCCGAACGGACCGTGCTGCTCGACGGAAAGGGCGGCAAGCAGCGCATCGTGCCGATCGGCCGTCCCGCGCTGGAAGCGGTGCACGCGTACCTCGTCCGCGCGCGGCCCGCCCTCGCCACCCATGGCCGGGGGACGCCGGCGATGTTCCTGAACGCCCGCGGCTCCAGGCTTTCCCGGCAGAGCGCGTGGCAGGTTCTCAAGGACACCGCGGAATCCGCCGGGATCACGGCGGGCGTTTCGCCGCACACGTTGCGCCATTCCTTCGCCACGCATCTGCTCGAAGGCGGCGCCGACGTCCGCGTCGTGCAGGAACTGCTCGGCCACGCTTCCGTGACCACCACCCAGGTGTACACGCTGGTCACGGTCAACACGCTCCGCGAGGTTTACGCGACAGCACATCCCCGCGCGCTCGGCTAA
- a CDS encoding CTP synthase: MGLQSRATKYVFVTGGVASSLGKGLTASSLGQLLTARGLRVTMQKLDPYLNVDPGTMNPFQHGEVFVTDDGAETDLDIGHYERFLDRALDGKANVTTGQVYSEVIAKERRGEYLGDTVQVIPHITDEIKARITAAAGADEDGNSPDVVITEVGGTVGDIESLPFLEACRQVRHDVGRDQCFFLHVSLVPYLAPSGELKTKPTQHSVAALRNIGIQPDALVCRADRELPEDLKRKIGLMCDVDTEAVIACPDAPSIYDIPKVLHREALDAYVVRRLGLPFRDVDWTVWGDLLDRVHNPSETVRVAVVGKYIDLPDAYLSVTEALRAGGFAHRAKVQIAWVPSDSCETPAGAAAALSDVDGVLIPGGFGIRGIEGKVGAIAYARTHGLPLLGLCLGLQCMVIDAARNLAGIKDANSAEFEDGPNPVISTMADQRDVVAGERDMGGTMRLGAYVAKLKPGSQVAKAYGSTEVSERHRHRYEVNNAYRKRLSDAGLVFSGTSPDDHLVEFVELPADKHPFFVGTQAHPELKSRPTRPHPLFSAFVKAVVDRKVAERLPVELPETAQTGAR, from the coding sequence GTGGGACTTCAGTCGCGGGCTACCAAGTATGTCTTTGTCACCGGAGGCGTTGCCTCCTCTCTGGGTAAGGGACTCACGGCTTCCAGCCTGGGTCAGCTCCTTACCGCACGTGGGCTCCGGGTCACGATGCAGAAGCTGGATCCGTACCTCAACGTCGATCCGGGCACGATGAACCCGTTCCAGCACGGTGAGGTGTTCGTCACCGACGACGGCGCCGAAACCGATCTGGACATCGGGCACTACGAGCGTTTTCTCGACCGGGCTCTCGACGGCAAGGCGAACGTCACCACCGGGCAGGTGTACTCCGAGGTCATCGCCAAGGAGCGCCGCGGTGAGTATCTCGGCGACACCGTGCAGGTCATCCCGCACATCACCGACGAGATCAAGGCGAGGATCACCGCCGCGGCGGGCGCCGACGAGGACGGGAACAGCCCGGACGTCGTGATCACCGAGGTCGGCGGCACCGTGGGCGACATCGAGTCGCTGCCGTTCCTGGAGGCCTGCCGTCAGGTCCGCCACGACGTCGGCCGCGACCAGTGCTTCTTCCTCCACGTCTCGCTGGTCCCGTACCTCGCCCCGTCGGGTGAGCTCAAGACCAAGCCGACCCAGCACTCGGTCGCCGCGCTGCGCAACATCGGCATCCAGCCCGACGCGCTCGTCTGCCGCGCCGACCGGGAGCTGCCGGAGGACCTCAAGCGCAAGATCGGCCTGATGTGCGACGTCGACACCGAGGCCGTCATCGCCTGCCCCGACGCGCCGTCGATCTACGACATCCCGAAGGTGCTGCACCGTGAGGCGCTCGACGCCTACGTGGTGCGCCGTCTCGGGCTGCCGTTCCGCGACGTCGACTGGACCGTGTGGGGCGACCTGCTCGACCGCGTGCACAACCCGTCGGAAACGGTGCGGGTCGCGGTCGTCGGCAAGTACATCGACCTACCAGACGCGTACCTGTCGGTGACCGAGGCGCTGCGCGCCGGCGGGTTCGCCCACCGCGCCAAGGTCCAGATCGCCTGGGTCCCGTCGGACTCCTGCGAGACCCCGGCCGGTGCCGCGGCCGCGCTGTCCGATGTGGACGGTGTGCTGATCCCCGGCGGATTCGGCATCCGCGGTATCGAGGGCAAGGTCGGCGCCATCGCCTACGCCCGCACCCACGGGCTGCCGCTGCTGGGCCTGTGCCTCGGCCTGCAGTGCATGGTGATCGACGCGGCGCGGAACCTGGCCGGGATCAAGGACGCGAACTCGGCCGAGTTCGAGGACGGCCCGAACCCGGTCATCTCCACGATGGCCGACCAGCGCGACGTCGTCGCGGGTGAGCGCGACATGGGCGGCACGATGCGTCTGGGCGCCTACGTCGCGAAGCTCAAGCCGGGCTCGCAGGTCGCGAAGGCGTACGGCAGCACCGAGGTCTCCGAGCGGCACCGCCACCGCTACGAGGTCAACAACGCCTACCGCAAGCGCCTTTCCGACGCCGGTCTGGTGTTCTCGGGTACCTCGCCCGACGACCACCTGGTCGAGTTCGTGGAGCTGCCCGCCGACAAGCACCCGTTCTTCGTCGGCACCCAGGCGCACCCGGAGCTCAAGAGCCGCCCGACCCGGCCGCACCCGTTGTTCAGCGCGTTCGTGAAGGCCGTCGTGGACCGCAAGGTCGCCGAGCGGCTGCCGGTCGAGCTGCCCGAGACGGCTCAGACGGGAGCCCGGTGA
- a CDS encoding segregation and condensation protein A, producing MDDPAAAAPSGSEPVERTEADETPVVHETVHGGMVPEGLASEELSTSKFKVHLENFEGPFDLLLQLISQHQLDVTEVALHRVTDDFIAYTRALGTEWNLDETTEFLVIAATLLDLKAARLLPAAEVESEDDLALLEARDLLFARVLQYRAYKQVAALFGELEAGALRRYPRSVALEDRFMGLLPEVMLGVDVGKFSEIAVAVFKPKPPPTVSIAHIHMGRVSVREHAALLRLKLAERGEATFGELVEDCEHTVEIVARFLALLELYRESSVQFEQLEALAELHVRWTGGSVAEASVAAEQDRAAVEDEEYG from the coding sequence ATGGACGACCCGGCCGCGGCTGCTCCCAGCGGCTCAGAGCCGGTCGAGCGGACAGAGGCAGACGAGACCCCCGTCGTGCACGAGACCGTGCACGGCGGGATGGTCCCCGAAGGACTGGCCAGTGAAGAGCTGAGCACGTCCAAGTTCAAGGTGCACCTGGAGAACTTCGAGGGCCCCTTCGATCTGCTGCTCCAGCTGATCTCGCAGCACCAGCTCGACGTCACCGAAGTCGCGTTGCACCGGGTCACGGACGATTTCATCGCCTACACCCGTGCGCTCGGCACGGAGTGGAACCTCGACGAGACGACCGAGTTCCTGGTCATCGCGGCGACCCTGCTCGACCTCAAGGCGGCGCGTCTGCTGCCCGCCGCCGAGGTGGAGAGCGAAGACGACCTCGCCCTGCTCGAAGCACGGGACCTGCTGTTCGCGCGTGTGCTGCAGTACCGGGCGTACAAGCAGGTCGCGGCGCTGTTCGGCGAGCTGGAGGCCGGCGCGCTGCGGCGGTATCCGCGGTCGGTCGCGCTCGAAGACCGGTTCATGGGGCTGCTGCCCGAGGTGATGCTCGGCGTCGACGTCGGGAAGTTCTCCGAGATCGCGGTCGCGGTCTTCAAACCGAAGCCGCCGCCGACGGTGTCGATCGCGCATATCCACATGGGCCGGGTCTCGGTGCGCGAGCACGCCGCGCTGCTGCGGCTCAAGCTCGCGGAACGAGGCGAAGCGACCTTCGGCGAACTGGTCGAGGACTGCGAGCACACCGTCGAGATCGTGGCGCGGTTCCTCGCGCTGCTGGAGCTGTACCGGGAGTCCTCGGTCCAGTTCGAGCAGCTGGAGGCGCTCGCCGAACTGCACGTGCGCTGGACCGGTGGGTCCGTGGCGGAGGCGTCGGTGGCGGCCGAACAGGACCGCGCCGCCGTCGAGGACGAGGAGTACGGGTGA
- a CDS encoding aminoglycoside phosphotransferase/kinase family protein translates to MITDEQRAARTARAVAAAVSAGRDLGITVTEPEVLYDVFSVIVRLAPSPVVVRVPTVLPRTTTPETQLTDQRRELAVAGWLGEKGLPVVKPSPLAPAEPVQRDGFSMTFWELIEFVEDANLAVEHSAELVAKLHATLRDYPGELAFLNGLDPFIPDGLAQLEGRPDLLDAADLDRARREWEVFRPLLESEEAFAKAFPNATVQPVHGDSPGYNLIVTTEGELYSDFELVNRGPIERDLAFNGPEGIAAYNAAAVELGLREVDEDVLRTFEALGLLQVIACLSMAPELPMLVDGMKPMIDQWRATPFAGGLA, encoded by the coding sequence ATGATCACCGACGAACAACGGGCCGCCCGCACCGCGCGGGCGGTGGCCGCCGCGGTCTCTGCGGGACGCGACCTGGGTATCACCGTCACCGAACCCGAGGTCCTGTACGACGTTTTCTCCGTCATCGTGCGGCTGGCGCCTTCGCCGGTCGTCGTGCGGGTGCCGACCGTGCTGCCGCGCACGACGACACCGGAGACGCAGCTGACCGATCAGCGGCGTGAGCTCGCCGTCGCCGGTTGGCTCGGCGAGAAGGGGCTTCCGGTCGTCAAGCCGAGCCCGCTCGCGCCGGCGGAACCGGTGCAGCGCGACGGTTTCTCGATGACCTTCTGGGAACTGATCGAGTTCGTCGAGGACGCGAACCTCGCCGTGGAGCACTCGGCCGAGCTCGTCGCGAAACTGCACGCGACGCTCCGCGACTATCCCGGCGAGCTGGCGTTCCTGAACGGGCTCGACCCGTTCATCCCCGACGGTCTCGCGCAGCTCGAAGGCAGGCCCGACCTGCTCGACGCGGCCGACCTCGACCGCGCGCGCCGCGAATGGGAGGTCTTCCGGCCGCTGCTGGAATCGGAGGAGGCCTTCGCCAAGGCGTTCCCGAACGCCACCGTGCAACCGGTCCACGGCGACTCGCCGGGCTACAACCTGATCGTCACCACCGAAGGCGAGCTGTACTCCGACTTCGAATTGGTCAACCGTGGCCCGATCGAACGCGACCTCGCCTTCAACGGACCCGAAGGCATCGCGGCCTACAACGCCGCCGCCGTCGAACTCGGTCTGCGCGAGGTCGACGAAGACGTGCTGCGGACCTTCGAGGCGCTGGGCCTGCTTCAGGTGATCGCGTGCCTGTCGATGGCGCCCGAACTGCCGATGCTGGTCGACGGCATGAAACCGATGATCGATCAGTGGCGGGCGACGCCGTTCGCCGGCGGGCTCGCTTAG
- a CDS encoding DUF1707 domain-containing protein — protein MSQQPDPEEMRVGTAEREEAARLLGDHYSQGRLTPDEYEGRVLAAYEAVTLGELRPLFQDLPAPLPKYLAPRFDPPPFVPVYQRPAAVLPYSPKSKIAAGVLQIVLPFGIGRFYTGHIGLALGQLAVVLVTCGIGVVWPMVDGIVLLANGGTDAQGRRLRD, from the coding sequence ATGTCGCAGCAACCGGACCCGGAGGAGATGCGCGTCGGCACGGCCGAGCGCGAAGAGGCCGCGCGGCTGCTCGGCGACCACTACAGCCAGGGCAGGCTCACCCCGGACGAGTACGAGGGCCGCGTCCTCGCCGCGTACGAGGCCGTGACGCTCGGCGAACTCCGGCCGCTGTTCCAGGACCTGCCCGCGCCGCTCCCGAAGTACCTGGCGCCGCGGTTCGACCCGCCGCCGTTCGTACCCGTGTATCAGCGGCCCGCCGCGGTCTTGCCCTACTCGCCGAAGTCGAAGATCGCCGCCGGGGTGCTGCAGATCGTGCTGCCGTTCGGGATCGGGCGGTTCTACACCGGCCACATCGGTCTCGCCCTCGGCCAGCTGGCGGTCGTGCTGGTCACCTGCGGCATCGGGGTGGTCTGGCCGATGGTCGACGGGATCGTGCTGCTGGCGAACGGCGGCACGGACGCGCAGGGCCGCCGTCTCCGCGACTGA
- the aroA gene encoding 3-phosphoshikimate 1-carboxyvinyltransferase translates to MTDAHDTWTAPVAEGPLDADIRVPGSKSITNRAYVLAALASAPTRVRTPLDSRDARLMLGAIYALGAHSQGSIGGYLVHPLGPGRVHPDETVRVELGNAGTVARFTPALAALGTGPALFDGDEAIRRRPIGPLLKALRDLGARIDDDRREAPPFTVHGEGGLRGGRVDLDSSASSQFLSALLLAGPSFQQGVTVRLVGGQVPSEPHIAMTVEMLRRFGATVDREGTEFHVAPTRLSCPEYIVEPDLSTAAPFVAAAIATGGTVRIAGWPQRTTQPGDWLRSLAPVLGATAELDAGGLTVTGGGTIPGVELDLHDVGELTPVIAALLCLAEGPSVISGVAHLRGHETDRLTALATELSSLGADVRETEDGLRITPAPLHGGKFHTYDDHRLVMAAAVLGLKVEGVEVENPGTVGKTFPGFAEAWTSMLG, encoded by the coding sequence GTGACAGACGCGCACGACACCTGGACCGCACCGGTCGCGGAAGGCCCGCTCGACGCGGACATCCGCGTCCCCGGTTCGAAGTCGATCACCAACCGGGCCTACGTCCTCGCCGCGCTCGCCAGCGCGCCGACACGGGTGCGGACCCCGCTCGACTCCCGGGACGCGCGCCTCATGCTCGGCGCCATCTACGCCCTCGGCGCCCACTCGCAGGGCAGCATCGGCGGCTACCTCGTGCACCCGCTCGGCCCCGGCCGTGTCCATCCCGACGAGACCGTCCGGGTGGAACTCGGCAACGCGGGCACGGTCGCCCGGTTCACCCCCGCGCTCGCCGCGCTGGGTACCGGCCCGGCACTGTTCGACGGCGACGAGGCCATCCGCCGCCGTCCGATCGGGCCGCTGCTGAAGGCGCTGCGCGACCTCGGCGCCCGTATCGACGACGACCGCCGCGAGGCGCCGCCCTTCACCGTCCACGGCGAAGGCGGTCTGCGGGGCGGCAGGGTCGATCTGGACTCCTCGGCGTCGAGCCAGTTCCTGTCCGCGCTGCTGCTCGCCGGGCCGTCGTTCCAGCAGGGTGTCACCGTGCGCCTCGTGGGCGGCCAGGTGCCGAGCGAACCGCATATCGCGATGACGGTCGAGATGCTGCGCCGGTTCGGGGCCACTGTGGACCGCGAGGGCACCGAGTTCCACGTCGCCCCGACACGGCTCTCCTGCCCCGAGTACATCGTCGAGCCGGACCTCTCGACGGCGGCGCCGTTCGTCGCCGCCGCGATCGCGACCGGCGGCACGGTGCGGATCGCGGGCTGGCCGCAGCGGACGACCCAGCCCGGGGACTGGCTGCGCAGCCTGGCGCCCGTCTTGGGCGCCACCGCCGAACTCGACGCGGGTGGCCTGACGGTCACCGGCGGCGGCACGATCCCCGGCGTCGAACTGGATCTGCACGACGTCGGCGAGCTGACGCCGGTGATCGCGGCGCTGCTGTGCCTCGCCGAAGGGCCGTCGGTCATCTCGGGGGTGGCGCATCTGCGCGGCCACGAGACCGACCGGCTGACCGCGCTCGCCACCGAACTGTCGTCGCTCGGCGCCGACGTCCGCGAAACCGAGGACGGCCTGCGGATCACGCCGGCGCCGCTGCACGGCGGGAAGTTCCATACCTACGACGATCACCGGCTGGTGATGGCGGCCGCGGTGCTCGGGCTGAAGGTCGAGGGCGTCGAGGTGGAGAACCCGGGGACGGTCGGGAAGACCTTCCCCGGATTCGCCGAGGCCTGGACCTCGATGCTCGGCTAA
- the scpB gene encoding SMC-Scp complex subunit ScpB encodes MTPENTEETETTEDVQAETPAAEAEPPADEGLVAAGDGDYPDVTSDEALEAALEALLLVVDSPISEESLAETVAQPVSRVTVALRTMAQKFTERTSGIDLRRVGEGWRFYTRDVYAPFVEKLLLDGQRSKLTRAALESLAVIAYRQPVTRARVAAVRGVNVDGVIRTLLARGLIEEMGTDPETTGTLYVTTELFLERLGLSSLADLPPIAPLLPEVDTIDDI; translated from the coding sequence GTGACCCCGGAGAACACCGAAGAGACAGAAACGACCGAAGACGTCCAGGCGGAGACTCCTGCCGCCGAAGCGGAGCCGCCCGCCGACGAAGGTCTCGTCGCGGCCGGCGACGGCGACTATCCCGACGTCACCTCGGACGAGGCGCTCGAAGCGGCGCTGGAGGCGTTGCTCCTGGTCGTCGACTCGCCGATCAGCGAGGAATCGCTCGCCGAGACGGTCGCGCAGCCGGTGTCGCGGGTGACCGTGGCGCTGCGCACGATGGCGCAGAAGTTCACCGAGCGGACCAGCGGAATCGACCTGCGCCGAGTCGGCGAAGGGTGGCGGTTCTACACTAGGGACGTCTATGCCCCGTTCGTGGAGAAGCTTCTGCTCGACGGCCAGCGTTCCAAGCTGACGCGAGCCGCACTGGAGAGCCTCGCCGTGATCGCCTATCGGCAGCCGGTGACCAGGGCCAGGGTCGCCGCCGTCCGAGGGGTGAACGTGGACGGGGTGATCAGGACGCTGCTGGCGCGCGGCCTGATCGAGGAGATGGGGACCGACCCCGAAACCACTGGCACGCTGTACGTGACGACCGAGCTGTTCCTGGAGCGACTGGGCCTGTCGTCCCTGGCCGACCTTCCGCCCATCGCTCCGTTGCTACCCGAAGTGGACACCATCGATGACATCTGA
- a CDS encoding ParA family protein, with the protein MSTPNEPAKPSASAGSAAASLSQVTIATPAEHDGDEPSEDTISSRGRKAKRAKEAKDVKQQERDKDGIGPTGRPYREIPDPPPLDRHGPALVMAMCNQKGGVGKTTSTINLGAALAECGRRVLLVDFDPQGALSVGLGIQPHELDQTVYNVIMERSVSITDVIRKTRVDGVDLLPSNIDLSAAEVQLVAEVGREHTLLRVLRPVMNDYDYVLVDCQPSLGLLTVNALTAADGVIIPLECEFFSLRGVALLIDTIEKVQERLNPKLDITGILATMYDPRTLHSKEVMARVVEAFGDTVFDTVINRTVRFPETTVAGEPITTWAPKSAGAAAYRALAREVIAR; encoded by the coding sequence ATGTCGACACCGAACGAGCCGGCGAAGCCGTCCGCGTCCGCCGGTTCGGCTGCCGCGAGCCTCAGCCAGGTGACCATCGCAACCCCCGCCGAACACGACGGCGACGAACCGTCGGAGGACACGATCTCTTCCCGCGGCCGCAAGGCCAAGCGCGCCAAAGAAGCCAAAGACGTCAAGCAGCAAGAACGCGACAAGGACGGCATCGGGCCCACCGGCCGTCCGTATCGCGAGATCCCCGACCCGCCGCCGCTGGACCGGCACGGCCCCGCACTGGTGATGGCCATGTGCAACCAGAAGGGCGGCGTCGGCAAGACCACCTCGACCATCAACCTCGGCGCGGCGCTGGCCGAATGCGGCCGCCGGGTGCTGCTGGTCGACTTCGATCCGCAGGGCGCGCTCTCGGTCGGCCTCGGCATTCAGCCGCACGAGCTGGACCAGACGGTCTACAACGTCATCATGGAGCGCTCGGTCAGCATCACCGACGTCATCCGGAAGACCCGGGTGGACGGCGTCGACCTGCTGCCGAGCAACATCGACCTGTCCGCGGCCGAGGTCCAGTTGGTCGCAGAGGTAGGACGCGAACACACTTTGTTACGGGTCCTTCGTCCGGTCATGAACGACTACGACTATGTTCTTGTCGACTGCCAGCCCTCGCTAGGCCTGCTGACGGTGAACGCACTGACCGCCGCGGACGGTGTGATCATCCCGCTGGAGTGCGAGTTCTTCAGTCTGCGAGGCGTAGCGCTCCTGATCGACACCATCGAGAAGGTGCAGGAACGCCTCAACCCCAAACTGGACATCACCGGGATTCTCGCCACCATGTACGACCCGAGAACCCTGCACTCGAAGGAGGTCATGGCGAGAGTGGTGGAGGCATTCGGCGACACCGTGTTCGACACGGTGATCAACCGCACCGTGCGGTTCCCCGAGACGACGGTCGCGGGCGAGCCGATCACGACCTGGGCTCCCAAATCGGCGGGCGCGGCGGCTTATCGCGCGCTGGCACGCGAGGTGATCGCTCGGTGA